The proteins below are encoded in one region of Bombus terrestris chromosome 7, iyBomTerr1.2, whole genome shotgun sequence:
- the LOC100646468 gene encoding zinc finger protein 184 isoform X1, producing MARVLVYARPVDAIFMDIKLGNKIDHSEYAIRIKEEPIDPEICDDLSPVDTNTENENETAMFEGEFSDGVYCRNRESAFPQESTYLENNKSDADKRKSKHKVPSNNRISCNVCLLTFQTKHLLELHNKLYSCNVFKCNNCTAIFSMHTSLIRHLNMRCCTKQWPGYRCNFCNRRFSYKRHVQSHLFHMHGNAIFSGERKITKTSPESLGKSNHSDGIVTAESNTSHSPSLKNVNSSINMSLKLSNSSNNTPTKGSSSKIRSTHPKWLNDSYGTPSKRMKQNVLTDFISLYKDKPNDKLVSPEKVIDTENIPVTATIIPTSTLETFSNKTSTASEVIQMSTSVKRIESPVRKRPFVQIHVNSETMISLLRNEIKAESESSNTSHNMSYNLRPVKRCSSSLYDFYDLLEFETFERSRQSFRRNKSPYTFNQSERSAPEAKCKECVVRLEKCDKFLEPTSFVSNGDENENENENENEDGFKQAVSKNVEEEFEGFRETSSAGNLPLEAGTIESKRFNEFVKSFADRLIVPKQESVEFKKNFKVNQQKIFQCHICKKSFSLKENLREHVKLSHTIYMSSICNARYTSMNKLLTHYLRQHIVFKRRECCVCYEKFHTSSLLKRHMILHCLKTIRSKKDVLPIDVEINCNAFKKQHKCQGCRKRFWLYSCLKQHENVCHRMKVLIHKQRAPRVNHLSRSLKEPSKPMELGIVQSPDLEQMLDVPGGMTGPLENYLAPSTLITDDTFFSSFDTAAKNKRLLNGIACVKGYQADNMNRTRFPCTTCGTQFRTFQNLCIHERTYCQTATEKCNVCNTMFSTKRLLQLHMLATHAPSCLMNYKFFCKFCNQGFVKKSKVQIHERHFHIGQNPVLVLNSDCVLKDKPICNICHLLFESYERFVEHNMYYYKGKDFLCAICGKSFQGMYKFHHHNKLEHYPDELWKLYPYKCDTCNEGFSYESHFHAHKLHVHSHDSPADKARDRDTSDHTFRMCS from the exons ATGGCTCGAGTGTTAGTTTACGCACGTCCTGTTGATGCAATCTTCATGGATATAAAATTGGGCAACAAAATAGAC CATTCTGAATATGCAATAAGAATAAAGGAAGAGCCAATCGATCCAGAGATCTGTGATGATTTATCGCCAGTTGATACGAATACGGAGAATGAAAATGAGACAGCGATGTTTGAAGGTGAATTTTCGGATGGCGTTTATTGTAGAAATCGAGAATCTGCGTTTCCTCAAGAAAGtacatatttagaaaataacaaaTCCGATGCTGATAAACGAAAAAGTAAACATAAAGTACCTTCAAACAACAGAATAAGCTGCAATGTTTGTTTGTTAACTTTTCAAACTAAACATTTATTGGAACtgcataataaattatatagctGTAATGTATTCAAGTGTAACAATTGTACTGCAATCTTCAGTATGCATACTTCGTTGATACGTCATTTAAATATGCGATGCTGTACGAAACAATGGCCTGGATATAGATGTAATTTTTGTAACCGAAGGTTTTCCTATAAAAGACATGTCCAATCTCATTTATTTCATATGCATGGGAACGCAATATTTTCTGGCGAAAGGAAAATTACGAAAACATCTCCTGAATCGTTAGGAAAGTCGAATCATTCGGATGGTATAGTCACGGCAGAATCAAATACTTCACACAGTCCCTCCCTAAAAAACGTAAATAGCTCGATAAATATGTCTTTGAAACTATCTAATAGTTCAAACAATACACCCACCAAGGGTTCGAGCAGCAAGATCAGGTCTACGCATCCGAAATGGTTAAACGATTCGTATGGTACACCTTCGAAAAGGATGAAACAGAACGTCCTTACAGACTTCATATCGCTGTACAAAGACAAGCCGAATGACAAATTGGTTAGTCCGGAAAAAGTTATCGATACGGAGAACATTCCTGTTACTGCGACTATTATACCAACTTCAACGCTCGAGACATTTAGTAACAAGACATCAACGGCTTCAGAAGTTATCCAGATGTCTACTTCTGTTAAGCGAATCGAATCTCCTGTTAGGAAAAGACCATTTGTTCAAATTCATGTGAATTCCGAAACAATGATATCTTTATTAAGGAACGAAATAAAAGCTGAATCTGAAAGCTCTAATACCTCGCACAATATGTCTTACAACCTTAGGCCAGTAAAAAGatgttcttcttctttatatgatttttatgatttattgGAGTTTGAGACCTTTGAAAGATCAAGACAATCTTTTAGAAGAAACAAGTCCCCCTATACGTTTAATCAAAGTGAAAGATCTGCACCTGAAGCTAAGTGTAAAGAATGTGTGGTCCGTTTGGAGAAATGCGACAAATTCTTGGAGCCTACTAGTTTTGTGTCAAACGGAGAcgaaaacgaaaacgaaaacgaaaatGAAAACGAAGACGGTTTCAAACAAGCAGTATCGAAAAATGTGGAAGAGGAATTTGAAGGTTTTCGTGAGACAAGCTCGGCAGGTAACTTGCCTTTGGAAGCTGGCACGATTGAATCAAAGCGATTCAATGAATTTGTAAAATCTTTCGCTGATAGATTAATCGTACCTAAACAAGAATCGGTTGAGTTTAAGAAGAACTTTAAGGTCAATCagcagaaaatatttcaatgtcatatttgtaaaaaatcgtTTTCTTTGAAAGAGAACCTGCGCGAGCACGTGAAATTGTCCCATACGATTTACATGTCGAGCATATGCAACGCGCGTTACACGTCCATGAATAAGTTACTAACTCACTATCTACGTCAGCATATTGTGTTTAAACGAAGGGAATGTTGCGTGTGTTATGAGAAGTTTCACACATCGTCATTGTTGAAGCGGCACATGATTTTGCATTGTTTGAAGACCATAAGATCAAAAAAGGACGTTCTACCGATTGATGTTGAAATAAATTGCAACGCATTCAAGAAACAACACAAATGCCAAGGTTGTCGCAAACGATTTTGGCTATACTCATGTTTGAAACAACATGAGAATGTATGCCATCGAATGAAAGTATTAATACATAAACAACGTGCACCTCGTGTAAACCATTTGTCTCGGTCCTTGAAAGAACCAAGTAAACCAATGGAACTCGGCATAGTACAATCACCTGATTTGGAACAAATGTTGGATGTTCCGGGTGGGATGACAGGAcctttggaaaattatttggCTCCGAGTACGCTTATTACGGATGATACTTTCTTTTCGTCGTTCGATACAGCTGCAAAGAACAAAAGGCTACTTAATGGGATAGCGTGCGTAAAGGGTTACCAAGCGGACAACATGAACAGAACAAGGTTTCCTTGCACTACTTGTGGGACACAATTCCGAACATTTCAAAATTTGTGCATACACGAGCGCACCTATTGCCAAACAGCCACCGAAAAGTGTAACGTTTGTAACACGATGTTTTCCACTAAAAGGTTATTACAGCTTCACATGCTTGCTACCCATGCGCCTTCGTGCTTGATGAACTACAAATTCTTTTGTAAGTTTTGTAATCAAGGATTTGTTAAGAAATCGAAAGTTCAAATTCACGAACGACACTTCCATATTGGGCAGAATCCTGTACTGGTGCTGAATTCCGATTGCGTTTTGAAAGATAAACCAATTTGTAATATATGCCATTTGTTATTCGAATCCTACGAACGTTTTGTCGAGCATAACATGTATTATTACAAGGGCAAAGATTTTTTATGCGCAATATGTGGTAAGTCGTTTCAAGGAATGTACAAGTTTCATCATCACAACAAGTTGGAGCATTATCCGGACGAACTATGGAAATTGTACCCTTACAAATGCGATACTTGTAACGAAGGCTTCAGCTACGAATCACATTTCCACGCACATAAGCTACACGTTCATTCGCACGATTCGCCCGCTGACAAAGCGCGCGACCGCGATACATCGGATCACACTTTTCGTATGTGTTCATGA
- the LOC100646468 gene encoding zinc finger protein 189 isoform X3, with product MFEGEFSDGVYCRNRESAFPQESTYLENNKSDADKRKSKHKVPSNNRISCNVCLLTFQTKHLLELHNKLYSCNVFKCNNCTAIFSMHTSLIRHLNMRCCTKQWPGYRCNFCNRRFSYKRHVQSHLFHMHGNAIFSGERKITKTSPESLGKSNHSDGIVTAESNTSHSPSLKNVNSSINMSLKLSNSSNNTPTKGSSSKIRSTHPKWLNDSYGTPSKRMKQNVLTDFISLYKDKPNDKLVSPEKVIDTENIPVTATIIPTSTLETFSNKTSTASEVIQMSTSVKRIESPVRKRPFVQIHVNSETMISLLRNEIKAESESSNTSHNMSYNLRPVKRCSSSLYDFYDLLEFETFERSRQSFRRNKSPYTFNQSERSAPEAKCKECVVRLEKCDKFLEPTSFVSNGDENENENENENEDGFKQAVSKNVEEEFEGFRETSSAGNLPLEAGTIESKRFNEFVKSFADRLIVPKQESVEFKKNFKVNQQKIFQCHICKKSFSLKENLREHVKLSHTIYMSSICNARYTSMNKLLTHYLRQHIVFKRRECCVCYEKFHTSSLLKRHMILHCLKTIRSKKDVLPIDVEINCNAFKKQHKCQGCRKRFWLYSCLKQHENVCHRMKVLIHKQRAPRVNHLSRSLKEPSKPMELGIVQSPDLEQMLDVPGGMTGPLENYLAPSTLITDDTFFSSFDTAAKNKRLLNGIACVKGYQADNMNRTRFPCTTCGTQFRTFQNLCIHERTYCQTATEKCNVCNTMFSTKRLLQLHMLATHAPSCLMNYKFFCKFCNQGFVKKSKVQIHERHFHIGQNPVLVLNSDCVLKDKPICNICHLLFESYERFVEHNMYYYKGKDFLCAICGKSFQGMYKFHHHNKLEHYPDELWKLYPYKCDTCNEGFSYESHFHAHKLHVHSHDSPADKARDRDTSDHTFRMCS from the coding sequence ATGTTTGAAGGTGAATTTTCGGATGGCGTTTATTGTAGAAATCGAGAATCTGCGTTTCCTCAAGAAAGtacatatttagaaaataacaaaTCCGATGCTGATAAACGAAAAAGTAAACATAAAGTACCTTCAAACAACAGAATAAGCTGCAATGTTTGTTTGTTAACTTTTCAAACTAAACATTTATTGGAACtgcataataaattatatagctGTAATGTATTCAAGTGTAACAATTGTACTGCAATCTTCAGTATGCATACTTCGTTGATACGTCATTTAAATATGCGATGCTGTACGAAACAATGGCCTGGATATAGATGTAATTTTTGTAACCGAAGGTTTTCCTATAAAAGACATGTCCAATCTCATTTATTTCATATGCATGGGAACGCAATATTTTCTGGCGAAAGGAAAATTACGAAAACATCTCCTGAATCGTTAGGAAAGTCGAATCATTCGGATGGTATAGTCACGGCAGAATCAAATACTTCACACAGTCCCTCCCTAAAAAACGTAAATAGCTCGATAAATATGTCTTTGAAACTATCTAATAGTTCAAACAATACACCCACCAAGGGTTCGAGCAGCAAGATCAGGTCTACGCATCCGAAATGGTTAAACGATTCGTATGGTACACCTTCGAAAAGGATGAAACAGAACGTCCTTACAGACTTCATATCGCTGTACAAAGACAAGCCGAATGACAAATTGGTTAGTCCGGAAAAAGTTATCGATACGGAGAACATTCCTGTTACTGCGACTATTATACCAACTTCAACGCTCGAGACATTTAGTAACAAGACATCAACGGCTTCAGAAGTTATCCAGATGTCTACTTCTGTTAAGCGAATCGAATCTCCTGTTAGGAAAAGACCATTTGTTCAAATTCATGTGAATTCCGAAACAATGATATCTTTATTAAGGAACGAAATAAAAGCTGAATCTGAAAGCTCTAATACCTCGCACAATATGTCTTACAACCTTAGGCCAGTAAAAAGatgttcttcttctttatatgatttttatgatttattgGAGTTTGAGACCTTTGAAAGATCAAGACAATCTTTTAGAAGAAACAAGTCCCCCTATACGTTTAATCAAAGTGAAAGATCTGCACCTGAAGCTAAGTGTAAAGAATGTGTGGTCCGTTTGGAGAAATGCGACAAATTCTTGGAGCCTACTAGTTTTGTGTCAAACGGAGAcgaaaacgaaaacgaaaacgaaaatGAAAACGAAGACGGTTTCAAACAAGCAGTATCGAAAAATGTGGAAGAGGAATTTGAAGGTTTTCGTGAGACAAGCTCGGCAGGTAACTTGCCTTTGGAAGCTGGCACGATTGAATCAAAGCGATTCAATGAATTTGTAAAATCTTTCGCTGATAGATTAATCGTACCTAAACAAGAATCGGTTGAGTTTAAGAAGAACTTTAAGGTCAATCagcagaaaatatttcaatgtcatatttgtaaaaaatcgtTTTCTTTGAAAGAGAACCTGCGCGAGCACGTGAAATTGTCCCATACGATTTACATGTCGAGCATATGCAACGCGCGTTACACGTCCATGAATAAGTTACTAACTCACTATCTACGTCAGCATATTGTGTTTAAACGAAGGGAATGTTGCGTGTGTTATGAGAAGTTTCACACATCGTCATTGTTGAAGCGGCACATGATTTTGCATTGTTTGAAGACCATAAGATCAAAAAAGGACGTTCTACCGATTGATGTTGAAATAAATTGCAACGCATTCAAGAAACAACACAAATGCCAAGGTTGTCGCAAACGATTTTGGCTATACTCATGTTTGAAACAACATGAGAATGTATGCCATCGAATGAAAGTATTAATACATAAACAACGTGCACCTCGTGTAAACCATTTGTCTCGGTCCTTGAAAGAACCAAGTAAACCAATGGAACTCGGCATAGTACAATCACCTGATTTGGAACAAATGTTGGATGTTCCGGGTGGGATGACAGGAcctttggaaaattatttggCTCCGAGTACGCTTATTACGGATGATACTTTCTTTTCGTCGTTCGATACAGCTGCAAAGAACAAAAGGCTACTTAATGGGATAGCGTGCGTAAAGGGTTACCAAGCGGACAACATGAACAGAACAAGGTTTCCTTGCACTACTTGTGGGACACAATTCCGAACATTTCAAAATTTGTGCATACACGAGCGCACCTATTGCCAAACAGCCACCGAAAAGTGTAACGTTTGTAACACGATGTTTTCCACTAAAAGGTTATTACAGCTTCACATGCTTGCTACCCATGCGCCTTCGTGCTTGATGAACTACAAATTCTTTTGTAAGTTTTGTAATCAAGGATTTGTTAAGAAATCGAAAGTTCAAATTCACGAACGACACTTCCATATTGGGCAGAATCCTGTACTGGTGCTGAATTCCGATTGCGTTTTGAAAGATAAACCAATTTGTAATATATGCCATTTGTTATTCGAATCCTACGAACGTTTTGTCGAGCATAACATGTATTATTACAAGGGCAAAGATTTTTTATGCGCAATATGTGGTAAGTCGTTTCAAGGAATGTACAAGTTTCATCATCACAACAAGTTGGAGCATTATCCGGACGAACTATGGAAATTGTACCCTTACAAATGCGATACTTGTAACGAAGGCTTCAGCTACGAATCACATTTCCACGCACATAAGCTACACGTTCATTCGCACGATTCGCCCGCTGACAAAGCGCGCGACCGCGATACATCGGATCACACTTTTCGTATGTGTTCATGA
- the LOC100646468 gene encoding zinc finger protein 184 isoform X2 yields MEFYRFDHLRANALIHSEYAIRIKEEPIDPEICDDLSPVDTNTENENETAMFEGEFSDGVYCRNRESAFPQESTYLENNKSDADKRKSKHKVPSNNRISCNVCLLTFQTKHLLELHNKLYSCNVFKCNNCTAIFSMHTSLIRHLNMRCCTKQWPGYRCNFCNRRFSYKRHVQSHLFHMHGNAIFSGERKITKTSPESLGKSNHSDGIVTAESNTSHSPSLKNVNSSINMSLKLSNSSNNTPTKGSSSKIRSTHPKWLNDSYGTPSKRMKQNVLTDFISLYKDKPNDKLVSPEKVIDTENIPVTATIIPTSTLETFSNKTSTASEVIQMSTSVKRIESPVRKRPFVQIHVNSETMISLLRNEIKAESESSNTSHNMSYNLRPVKRCSSSLYDFYDLLEFETFERSRQSFRRNKSPYTFNQSERSAPEAKCKECVVRLEKCDKFLEPTSFVSNGDENENENENENEDGFKQAVSKNVEEEFEGFRETSSAGNLPLEAGTIESKRFNEFVKSFADRLIVPKQESVEFKKNFKVNQQKIFQCHICKKSFSLKENLREHVKLSHTIYMSSICNARYTSMNKLLTHYLRQHIVFKRRECCVCYEKFHTSSLLKRHMILHCLKTIRSKKDVLPIDVEINCNAFKKQHKCQGCRKRFWLYSCLKQHENVCHRMKVLIHKQRAPRVNHLSRSLKEPSKPMELGIVQSPDLEQMLDVPGGMTGPLENYLAPSTLITDDTFFSSFDTAAKNKRLLNGIACVKGYQADNMNRTRFPCTTCGTQFRTFQNLCIHERTYCQTATEKCNVCNTMFSTKRLLQLHMLATHAPSCLMNYKFFCKFCNQGFVKKSKVQIHERHFHIGQNPVLVLNSDCVLKDKPICNICHLLFESYERFVEHNMYYYKGKDFLCAICGKSFQGMYKFHHHNKLEHYPDELWKLYPYKCDTCNEGFSYESHFHAHKLHVHSHDSPADKARDRDTSDHTFRMCS; encoded by the exons ATGGAATTTTATCGCTTCGACCATCTGCGTGCCAACGCTTTGATA CATTCTGAATATGCAATAAGAATAAAGGAAGAGCCAATCGATCCAGAGATCTGTGATGATTTATCGCCAGTTGATACGAATACGGAGAATGAAAATGAGACAGCGATGTTTGAAGGTGAATTTTCGGATGGCGTTTATTGTAGAAATCGAGAATCTGCGTTTCCTCAAGAAAGtacatatttagaaaataacaaaTCCGATGCTGATAAACGAAAAAGTAAACATAAAGTACCTTCAAACAACAGAATAAGCTGCAATGTTTGTTTGTTAACTTTTCAAACTAAACATTTATTGGAACtgcataataaattatatagctGTAATGTATTCAAGTGTAACAATTGTACTGCAATCTTCAGTATGCATACTTCGTTGATACGTCATTTAAATATGCGATGCTGTACGAAACAATGGCCTGGATATAGATGTAATTTTTGTAACCGAAGGTTTTCCTATAAAAGACATGTCCAATCTCATTTATTTCATATGCATGGGAACGCAATATTTTCTGGCGAAAGGAAAATTACGAAAACATCTCCTGAATCGTTAGGAAAGTCGAATCATTCGGATGGTATAGTCACGGCAGAATCAAATACTTCACACAGTCCCTCCCTAAAAAACGTAAATAGCTCGATAAATATGTCTTTGAAACTATCTAATAGTTCAAACAATACACCCACCAAGGGTTCGAGCAGCAAGATCAGGTCTACGCATCCGAAATGGTTAAACGATTCGTATGGTACACCTTCGAAAAGGATGAAACAGAACGTCCTTACAGACTTCATATCGCTGTACAAAGACAAGCCGAATGACAAATTGGTTAGTCCGGAAAAAGTTATCGATACGGAGAACATTCCTGTTACTGCGACTATTATACCAACTTCAACGCTCGAGACATTTAGTAACAAGACATCAACGGCTTCAGAAGTTATCCAGATGTCTACTTCTGTTAAGCGAATCGAATCTCCTGTTAGGAAAAGACCATTTGTTCAAATTCATGTGAATTCCGAAACAATGATATCTTTATTAAGGAACGAAATAAAAGCTGAATCTGAAAGCTCTAATACCTCGCACAATATGTCTTACAACCTTAGGCCAGTAAAAAGatgttcttcttctttatatgatttttatgatttattgGAGTTTGAGACCTTTGAAAGATCAAGACAATCTTTTAGAAGAAACAAGTCCCCCTATACGTTTAATCAAAGTGAAAGATCTGCACCTGAAGCTAAGTGTAAAGAATGTGTGGTCCGTTTGGAGAAATGCGACAAATTCTTGGAGCCTACTAGTTTTGTGTCAAACGGAGAcgaaaacgaaaacgaaaacgaaaatGAAAACGAAGACGGTTTCAAACAAGCAGTATCGAAAAATGTGGAAGAGGAATTTGAAGGTTTTCGTGAGACAAGCTCGGCAGGTAACTTGCCTTTGGAAGCTGGCACGATTGAATCAAAGCGATTCAATGAATTTGTAAAATCTTTCGCTGATAGATTAATCGTACCTAAACAAGAATCGGTTGAGTTTAAGAAGAACTTTAAGGTCAATCagcagaaaatatttcaatgtcatatttgtaaaaaatcgtTTTCTTTGAAAGAGAACCTGCGCGAGCACGTGAAATTGTCCCATACGATTTACATGTCGAGCATATGCAACGCGCGTTACACGTCCATGAATAAGTTACTAACTCACTATCTACGTCAGCATATTGTGTTTAAACGAAGGGAATGTTGCGTGTGTTATGAGAAGTTTCACACATCGTCATTGTTGAAGCGGCACATGATTTTGCATTGTTTGAAGACCATAAGATCAAAAAAGGACGTTCTACCGATTGATGTTGAAATAAATTGCAACGCATTCAAGAAACAACACAAATGCCAAGGTTGTCGCAAACGATTTTGGCTATACTCATGTTTGAAACAACATGAGAATGTATGCCATCGAATGAAAGTATTAATACATAAACAACGTGCACCTCGTGTAAACCATTTGTCTCGGTCCTTGAAAGAACCAAGTAAACCAATGGAACTCGGCATAGTACAATCACCTGATTTGGAACAAATGTTGGATGTTCCGGGTGGGATGACAGGAcctttggaaaattatttggCTCCGAGTACGCTTATTACGGATGATACTTTCTTTTCGTCGTTCGATACAGCTGCAAAGAACAAAAGGCTACTTAATGGGATAGCGTGCGTAAAGGGTTACCAAGCGGACAACATGAACAGAACAAGGTTTCCTTGCACTACTTGTGGGACACAATTCCGAACATTTCAAAATTTGTGCATACACGAGCGCACCTATTGCCAAACAGCCACCGAAAAGTGTAACGTTTGTAACACGATGTTTTCCACTAAAAGGTTATTACAGCTTCACATGCTTGCTACCCATGCGCCTTCGTGCTTGATGAACTACAAATTCTTTTGTAAGTTTTGTAATCAAGGATTTGTTAAGAAATCGAAAGTTCAAATTCACGAACGACACTTCCATATTGGGCAGAATCCTGTACTGGTGCTGAATTCCGATTGCGTTTTGAAAGATAAACCAATTTGTAATATATGCCATTTGTTATTCGAATCCTACGAACGTTTTGTCGAGCATAACATGTATTATTACAAGGGCAAAGATTTTTTATGCGCAATATGTGGTAAGTCGTTTCAAGGAATGTACAAGTTTCATCATCACAACAAGTTGGAGCATTATCCGGACGAACTATGGAAATTGTACCCTTACAAATGCGATACTTGTAACGAAGGCTTCAGCTACGAATCACATTTCCACGCACATAAGCTACACGTTCATTCGCACGATTCGCCCGCTGACAAAGCGCGCGACCGCGATACATCGGATCACACTTTTCGTATGTGTTCATGA